The Candidatus Methanomethylicota archaeon genome has a segment encoding these proteins:
- a CDS encoding glycosyltransferase family 4 protein produces the protein GVPYVLQAHGSVPRVGSWKTLKLLYDAVYGNELLRGASRAIALTKAEAGHYRRMGVPEEKIAIVPNGIDLSEYSNLPPKGTFKKKFNIPEHKKIILYLGRIHKTKGIDLLIKAYLYLKNEMKDRDTILVIVGPDDGYLSEARNLANSLGLYNSVMFIGFISRKDKLRALVDADVFITPSFYGFPMTFLEACAVGTPIVTTSLGDKLEWIDGNTGFIAQPIARDIAEAIYRIISDDELRRRFSRNCLEIVKSEFSIEKVVERLEKVYEEVFEI, from the coding sequence CGGCGTACCCTACGTGCTGCAGGCGCACGGCTCCGTACCCAGAGTGGGATCTTGGAAGACGCTGAAGCTGCTCTACGACGCGGTGTACGGCAACGAGCTCCTGCGAGGCGCCTCGCGCGCCATAGCGCTCACGAAGGCCGAGGCGGGACACTACCGGCGTATGGGTGTGCCTGAGGAAAAGATAGCGATCGTCCCGAACGGGATAGACCTCTCGGAATACTCCAACCTACCGCCCAAAGGTACATTTAAGAAGAAGTTCAACATACCCGAACACAAAAAAATTATACTTTACCTAGGCAGGATTCATAAGACTAAAGGTATAGACTTACTCATTAAAGCATATTTGTATCTTAAAAATGAGATGAAGGATAGAGATACCATTTTAGTTATAGTAGGTCCCGATGATGGATATCTAAGTGAAGCTAGAAATTTAGCAAATTCGCTAGGACTTTACAATTCAGTGATGTTTATTGGCTTCATAAGCAGAAAAGACAAGCTTAGAGCATTAGTAGATGCAGATGTTTTCATAACCCCTTCATTTTATGGTTTTCCAATGACATTTCTCGAAGCCTGCGCCGTAGGAACACCGATAGTAACGACGAGCTTGGGGGATAAGCTGGAGTGGATAGATGGAAACACAGGCTTTATAGCTCAACCTATAGCTAGGGATATCGCTGAAGCAATTTATAGGATTATTTCTGATGATGAACTTCGTAGAAGGTTTTCCAGAAATTGTTTAGAAATTGTAAAGTCAGAGTTTTCAATAGAGAAAGTGGTGGAAAGATTGGAGAAAGTCTATGAAGAAGTATTTGAAATATAG